One window of Alkaliphilus metalliredigens QYMF genomic DNA carries:
- the cysK gene encoding cysteine synthase A, with protein sequence MKKVNYIYDLIGDTPLVKLNRLVEEDMAEVYLKLEFFNPGSSVKDRIALSMIEDAEEKGLLKPGATIVEPTSGNTGIGLAMIGAAKGYSVILVMPDTMSMERRKLLKAFGAELVLTSGALGMKGTIEKAKELLEKNPTYYMPQQFENPANPQVHQDTTAKEVWEQTDGEIDAFVAGVGTGGTITGVGGFLKQKNPNIKIIAVEPEKSPVISGGQPGPHKIQGIGAGFIPKNLNVNVIDQVIQVKDDDSLVMARKVAAIEGILVGISSGAAVVAALQVAKELGKGKRVVVMIPSSGERYLTTALFDFDQE encoded by the coding sequence GTGAAAAAAGTAAACTATATTTATGATTTAATTGGAGATACCCCCTTAGTAAAACTGAATCGATTGGTAGAAGAAGACATGGCGGAAGTCTATCTAAAGCTTGAGTTCTTTAATCCAGGCAGCAGTGTGAAGGATCGTATTGCCTTAAGTATGATTGAAGATGCAGAGGAAAAGGGTCTATTGAAGCCAGGGGCCACTATTGTTGAGCCAACAAGTGGAAACACTGGGATTGGCCTAGCTATGATTGGTGCGGCAAAAGGGTATTCAGTCATTCTTGTTATGCCTGATACAATGAGCATGGAAAGGCGAAAGCTGTTGAAAGCATTTGGCGCTGAACTGGTATTGACATCGGGAGCATTAGGAATGAAGGGTACAATTGAAAAAGCTAAAGAGCTACTTGAAAAAAATCCTACCTATTACATGCCACAACAATTTGAAAATCCTGCCAATCCTCAAGTTCATCAAGACACGACGGCTAAGGAAGTATGGGAACAAACTGATGGTGAAATTGATGCATTTGTGGCTGGCGTAGGCACAGGTGGAACCATCACTGGGGTGGGAGGGTTTCTAAAGCAAAAAAATCCTAACATCAAAATCATTGCTGTAGAGCCTGAAAAATCGCCTGTAATATCAGGTGGGCAGCCGGGGCCTCACAAAATCCAAGGAATTGGAGCGGGATTCATTCCAAAAAACTTAAATGTAAATGTGATTGACCAAGTAATTCAAGTGAAAGACGACGATTCTTTGGTTATGGCTAGAAAAGTAGCAGCAATTGAGGGGATTTTAGTAGGTATTTCTTCAGGAGCTGCGGTTGTGGCAGCTTTGCAAGTAGCTAAAGAACTAGGAAAAGGGAAGCGTGTCGTTGTGATGATTCCTTCATCAGGTGAAAGATACTTAACGACTGCTCTGTTTGACTTTGACCAAGAATAA
- a CDS encoding sulfite exporter TauE/SafE family protein produces MILFLLGLLTGAVGGMGIGGGTILIPGLIFLTELKQQSIQGVNLLMFIPVAVIAVFIHYRNGNVLLNFTIPLVSFGIFGTIIGSKIALVLPSDTLRKLFGIFLLIMGVYEFLYKGKQKSGES; encoded by the coding sequence ATGATTCTATTTTTATTAGGTCTATTAACAGGAGCCGTAGGGGGCATGGGAATTGGAGGAGGCACGATTCTAATTCCAGGCCTGATTTTTTTGACGGAATTAAAGCAACAGAGTATTCAAGGTGTTAATTTATTAATGTTTATTCCTGTGGCTGTTATTGCCGTGTTCATACATTATAGAAATGGCAATGTTCTTTTAAATTTTACGATTCCTTTGGTATCCTTTGGCATATTCGGTACAATCATCGGTTCAAAAATAGCCCTAGTGCTTCCATCGGATACCTTAAGAAAACTATTTGGAATCTTTTTATTAATAATGGGAGTTTACGAATTTCTGTATAAAGGAAAGCAAAAATCAGGGGAAAGCTAA
- a CDS encoding YebC/PmpR family DNA-binding transcriptional regulator, translating to MGRIGNIIQRKGKQDAKKAKIYTKLARLISVAARESGGDPEYNAALKNAMDKARAQNMPNDNIDRAIKKGTGEAGGNQYEQIIYEGYGPSGVAVIVEVLTDNRNRTAGDVRHAFDKNGGNLGTSGCVAFSFDRKGQIVIEKEDTIDEETLMMGALDAGAEDFIVDEEAYAIITTPEDFTIVKDNLRQEGHKFFSADIIYLPQVEAELPEEDIKKMNRLIDMLEDNDDVQEVHHNWSV from the coding sequence GTGGGACGAATCGGTAATATTATTCAAAGAAAAGGCAAACAAGATGCAAAAAAAGCTAAAATATATACAAAGTTGGCAAGGTTAATCTCAGTTGCAGCTCGGGAGAGTGGCGGAGACCCTGAATACAATGCGGCTTTAAAAAATGCCATGGATAAAGCCAGAGCTCAAAATATGCCTAATGACAATATCGATAGAGCGATAAAAAAAGGAACTGGTGAAGCTGGTGGAAATCAATACGAGCAAATCATCTATGAAGGCTATGGACCAAGTGGGGTTGCAGTGATTGTTGAAGTATTGACGGATAACAGAAACAGAACCGCTGGAGATGTAAGACATGCTTTTGATAAGAATGGAGGGAACCTAGGGACTTCTGGTTGTGTAGCCTTTTCATTTGATCGAAAGGGTCAAATCGTAATCGAAAAAGAAGACACAATTGATGAAGAAACCTTAATGATGGGTGCCCTTGATGCAGGAGCAGAAGATTTTATAGTGGATGAAGAGGCCTATGCAATCATCACAACACCTGAAGATTTTACCATAGTAAAGGATAATTTACGACAAGAAGGTCACAAATTCTTCAGTGCAGACATCATCTATCTTCCCCAAGTGGAAGCAGAACTACCTGAAGAAGACATTAAAAAGATGAATAGACTCATTGATATGCTTGAGGACAATGATGATGTGCAAGAAGTCCATCATAATTGGAGTGTATAG
- a CDS encoding DUF3189 family protein yields MKNVYVVYHCVGGAHSSVTASAIHLNKLPINHRPSLEDLLNIPYYDTLTIKDRGKIIYRGTDEDGHRIHTLGRQFVPHLVVPIIQETWSLLEGTDANLVMVSTMPTVNFLMRVGGFSSRRMNWVSFGRPIVARGTLQTYFNLTEIVKETKKRLSFI; encoded by the coding sequence GTGAAAAATGTGTATGTTGTCTATCACTGTGTAGGTGGGGCACACTCTTCAGTCACTGCATCTGCAATCCATTTAAACAAACTGCCAATCAATCACAGACCCAGTCTTGAGGATCTTTTGAACATTCCTTATTACGATACATTAACGATAAAAGATCGTGGAAAAATCATTTACCGTGGCACTGATGAAGATGGTCATAGAATCCATACACTAGGCAGACAGTTTGTTCCTCATCTTGTGGTTCCTATTATACAAGAAACCTGGTCCTTACTTGAAGGGACTGATGCTAACCTAGTCATGGTCAGCACCATGCCCACGGTCAACTTTTTAATGCGTGTTGGTGGATTTAGTTCTCGTAGAATGAATTGGGTCAGCTTTGGCAGACCTATTGTGGCCCGTGGCACGCTACAAACTTACTTTAATCTCACGGAAATCGTTAAAGAAACAAAAAAGAGGCTTTCTTTTATTTAG
- the nadE gene encoding NAD(+) synthase → MEIAMKVERVVAWLREQVEESGTTGLVVGISGGIDSAVVANLIYRAFPNQSLGVILPIRSHQDDIDDGLAVAIACGIKHTTVNLDNEHENVLSKAINALQKLELYDENKLRISDANLRARLRMSTLYTIANNVNSLVVGTDNAAELHTGYFTKYGDGGVDILPIAGLTKREVYQWGEYLGVPQSVLNREPSAGLWEGQTDEKEMGTTYEMIDDFLEGKEVPQKDKEIIERLHGISHHKRVMPPLPNI, encoded by the coding sequence ATGGAAATAGCAATGAAAGTTGAAAGGGTAGTTGCATGGTTAAGAGAACAGGTTGAAGAATCAGGTACAACGGGACTGGTAGTTGGCATTTCAGGAGGAATCGATTCAGCTGTTGTTGCGAACTTAATTTATCGGGCATTTCCTAATCAATCATTAGGTGTTATTTTACCCATTAGGAGTCATCAGGACGACATTGATGATGGATTAGCAGTAGCAATTGCCTGTGGTATTAAGCATACAACTGTTAACTTAGATAATGAGCATGAAAATGTACTCAGTAAAGCAATCAACGCTTTGCAAAAGCTAGAATTATATGATGAAAATAAACTTAGGATATCTGATGCCAACCTTCGTGCCCGCTTACGGATGAGTACATTGTATACCATAGCAAATAATGTCAACTCTCTTGTCGTTGGTACCGACAATGCAGCGGAATTACATACAGGATATTTTACTAAGTATGGAGATGGTGGCGTTGATATACTACCCATTGCTGGTTTGACAAAAAGAGAAGTATATCAGTGGGGAGAATACCTAGGGGTACCCCAGTCTGTGCTGAACCGTGAACCATCAGCGGGGCTTTGGGAAGGGCAAACTGATGAAAAAGAAATGGGAACAACCTATGAGATGATTGATGATTTCTTAGAGGGAAAAGAAGTACCTCAAAAGGATAAAGAAATTATTGAAAGGCTTCATGGCATTTCCCATCATAAAAGAGTGATGCCTCCTCTACCGAACATTTAA
- a CDS encoding NUDIX domain-containing protein, producing MLFRNCAGGVVFYANQVFILKNEKNEWVLPKGVIRNADLPTNVAIDRVKMEAGVEAEILSTAGGTSYEFYSVTRKQPVCNQIIWYIMRAKSKQFKVNNDLGFKEGGLYPIDQALDMITYSQEKSLVSLSYKKYKEFMKETLAV from the coding sequence ATGCTGTTTAGAAACTGTGCTGGTGGCGTGGTGTTTTATGCAAATCAGGTGTTTATCTTAAAAAATGAAAAAAACGAATGGGTATTACCAAAAGGTGTAATTCGTAACGCGGACCTCCCCACAAATGTGGCGATTGATCGTGTAAAGATGGAAGCTGGAGTTGAGGCTGAAATTCTTTCCACGGCAGGAGGAACGAGTTACGAATTTTATTCTGTTACAAGGAAACAACCGGTGTGCAATCAGATTATATGGTATATAATGCGAGCTAAATCAAAACAGTTTAAAGTTAACAATGATTTAGGTTTTAAAGAGGGAGGCCTTTATCCCATAGATCAAGCCCTTGATATGATTACTTACAGTCAAGAAAAATCCCTGGTGAGTCTTTCCTACAAAAAGTACAAAGAATTTATGAAAGAAACATTAGCGGTATAA
- a CDS encoding HEAT repeat domain-containing protein, with translation MENGLSITINWGNVKEYDDHFISYLLFLEGKSVSLISQIRNLSKEEVDQQIIESKVKMKQSKKTQDFSQVFMVLLASTKEERLNFLLQSDGLVKEELMKYMVIRIPTIENAEDLMIALWLAGQLKDKRLLPAIHQESNHKHGGVRRMVCSALGKIQDRSSLDVLHRALQDGKPQVRQYAAKSLARIGNEKTVTRLKALLKNPNETEYVQRAYDNTIKEIQERLKRG, from the coding sequence ATGGAGAATGGGTTGTCTATAACGATCAACTGGGGCAATGTGAAGGAATATGATGATCATTTTATTTCTTATTTGCTATTCTTAGAAGGAAAGAGTGTTTCTTTAATTAGTCAAATACGAAACTTATCAAAGGAAGAGGTAGACCAGCAGATTATTGAATCCAAAGTAAAGATGAAACAATCTAAAAAAACACAAGACTTTAGTCAAGTGTTCATGGTGCTCTTAGCCAGTACAAAAGAAGAACGATTAAACTTTTTACTTCAGAGTGATGGGCTGGTTAAAGAAGAGCTTATGAAGTATATGGTTATAAGGATCCCCACCATTGAAAATGCAGAAGATCTCATGATAGCCCTGTGGCTAGCGGGGCAACTAAAAGACAAAAGACTGCTTCCCGCCATCCATCAAGAGAGCAATCACAAGCATGGAGGCGTCAGGCGCATGGTTTGCTCAGCTCTTGGAAAAATTCAAGATCGAAGTAGTTTAGATGTTTTACATAGAGCGCTGCAGGATGGTAAACCACAGGTAAGACAATACGCTGCTAAATCCCTTGCAAGGATCGGAAATGAAAAGACCGTAACAAGACTAAAGGCACTACTTAAAAATCCAAATGAGACTGAATACGTCCAACGTGCATATGATAATACAATCAAAGAAATTCAGGAAAGATTAAAAAGAGGCTAA
- a CDS encoding sulfite exporter TauE/SafE family protein has product MKKKQIHWFKMMLVGLTAGIINGLFGAGGGTIIVPALTFIFCVKQHQAHATAISIILPFAMVSSFIYYRHGFAEPTITFQITSGAVIGSYIGSKLLTRFSASYLRKTFGVFMILASIRMIFS; this is encoded by the coding sequence ATGAAAAAAAAACAGATTCATTGGTTTAAGATGATGCTGGTTGGATTGACAGCAGGCATTATCAATGGCCTATTCGGTGCTGGGGGTGGCACAATTATCGTCCCTGCCCTGACCTTTATTTTCTGTGTTAAACAACATCAGGCCCATGCAACAGCTATTTCTATTATTCTTCCATTTGCTATGGTCAGTAGTTTCATATATTATCGTCATGGCTTTGCTGAACCCACCATCACTTTTCAAATCACATCTGGAGCCGTAATTGGTAGTTATATTGGTTCTAAGTTGCTTACTCGGTTTTCTGCTAGCTATCTACGGAAAACATTTGGTGTTTTTATGATTCTAGCTTCTATAAGGATGATATTTTCATGA
- the hflX gene encoding GTPase HflX, which produces METENLQSNKRPVAVLVGLNTTGKRKNDFDIEESMDELKELAKAAGADVEAIVIQNRPAVDVTYYIGKGKVEEIKVFCDSVEADMVIFNDVLSGSQIRNIEAAMDIDVIDRTTLILDIFAQRAQAKEGKLQVELAQLKYRMPRLKGLGKQMSKQGAGIGTRGPGEKKLETDRRHILSRIHDIEQELKEVKQNREVQRAQRKKSEIPIVAVVGYTNAGKSTLMNRLLQMSETYQEDREVFVKDMLFATLDVSLRKLVFNEKLTFILTDTVGFVSKLPHDLVNAFKATLEEVQYADLLLHVIDASNDNFEMQRKTTLGVLHDLGVQSKKIIDVYNKIDKVSDASVLPKDDNTLHISALNKINLDKLIESIRQEIGVKVIECKLLIPFADGSVVSQIHQEGTVLSTEYVEEGVLIHIKIEDMYYQKYQSYEV; this is translated from the coding sequence ATGGAAACAGAAAACTTACAGTCAAATAAAAGACCAGTAGCTGTATTGGTTGGATTAAATACAACTGGTAAAAGAAAAAACGACTTTGATATTGAAGAATCTATGGATGAGTTAAAGGAGCTTGCAAAAGCAGCTGGAGCAGATGTAGAAGCCATTGTGATTCAAAATAGACCTGCTGTAGATGTTACCTATTATATAGGAAAAGGAAAAGTCGAAGAAATTAAGGTGTTTTGTGATTCAGTTGAAGCGGATATGGTGATTTTCAATGATGTATTATCAGGATCACAAATCAGAAATATAGAAGCAGCTATGGACATCGACGTGATTGACCGAACAACCTTAATACTCGATATTTTTGCCCAGCGAGCACAAGCCAAAGAAGGTAAACTTCAAGTGGAATTGGCCCAATTGAAATATAGAATGCCAAGATTGAAAGGCTTAGGCAAACAGATGTCAAAGCAAGGGGCAGGAATTGGGACCAGAGGACCTGGAGAGAAAAAATTAGAAACAGATAGACGACATATTCTAAGTCGAATTCATGATATTGAACAAGAGCTAAAAGAAGTAAAACAGAACAGAGAAGTACAAAGAGCCCAGCGTAAAAAATCAGAGATTCCCATTGTTGCAGTGGTAGGGTATACCAATGCAGGAAAATCAACTTTGATGAATCGGCTGCTGCAGATGAGTGAAACGTATCAGGAGGATAGAGAGGTTTTTGTTAAGGACATGCTCTTTGCCACATTGGATGTTTCTTTGCGCAAATTAGTATTTAATGAAAAGCTGACATTTATATTAACTGACACTGTGGGGTTTGTCAGTAAGCTTCCCCATGATTTAGTGAATGCTTTCAAAGCAACATTGGAGGAAGTACAGTATGCAGACTTGCTTTTACACGTAATTGATGCCTCCAATGATAATTTTGAAATGCAAAGAAAGACAACCCTAGGTGTTTTGCACGATTTGGGAGTCCAAAGCAAAAAAATCATTGATGTCTATAATAAGATAGACAAAGTTTCAGATGCCAGTGTTTTGCCTAAAGATGATAACACGCTTCATATTTCTGCCTTGAATAAAATCAACCTTGATAAATTAATTGAAAGCATTCGTCAAGAAATTGGTGTAAAGGTAATTGAATGTAAGCTTCTCATTCCCTTTGCAGATGGAAGTGTGGTATCCCAGATCCATCAAGAGGGGACGGTTCTGTCTACGGAATATGTAGAAGAGGGTGTCCTAATACATATTAAAATAGAGGATATGTATTACCAGAAGTATCAATCCTACGAAGTATAA
- a CDS encoding transglycosylase domain-containing protein — MSDKKPTNETNKSNRSNNKKPNSKRISIIRVVILSIILIVFIGAGVTTGIVLSVIKDTPPIDASNIYEMLDETSFILDTDGQVLEKVQSENYRTIVEYNQMPEDLINAFVSIEDERFWTHSGVDPRRIFGAALTNLRTGSRQGASTINQQLAVNLFLSRSDTSYARKIRDAYYGIQLDRHLSKEQILETYLNTIYLGSGANGVQAASQVYFSKDVHELTIAESALIAGITRNPSRYPPIRTLTKDQVDEERHIILNDSNGIYTIVYNEDPSVIQRQRLVLSAMRRLEYISEAEYQEALNEDLKESLNPARLSNDEVSSYFGDLVKKDVITALEATGLSPDEARQLLYSGGLRIYSTMDLGIQMILEEEYLRHENFPGTIYDDNHSLQPQSSMVIIDHQTGQIKALVGGREVAGKKVFNRALSPRQPGSAIKPIAVYAPAINSGQVTAGTVVDDIPIYYNKGTPGAPFPRNYNQAYQGLITVRQAVRDSSNVGAVLVADMLGPDDSSSFRQMFDSMESMGITSVITSDNPVMVNGGRYTDETFSTALGGMTRGVSPLEMTAAYATLANQGVYVEPVTITEIRDSQGNIIVEKSQNRNRVLTEQAAYIMTDMLKNVVSAGTGTGARLNPGNSGIPVAGKTGTTNNNYDAWFVGYTPYYVGATWIGNDQNRALEQGSGMSARLWQRVMARVHEELSPKDFVTPDGLDRHNICAVSGKLITEYCQQDPRGSMARSELFIRGTEPKEYCDVHVRADIHVPTGKLATDLTPPWEVESRIFVQRKVPYYPEEHGGIQPRDYQYELPRGYYDPIEDGGNGPFPDGSPDGLIGDDGEPVDPDQDQDQDQDQDQDNGNGNGNGNSNDNGNDDEDENGPPSWIVTD, encoded by the coding sequence ATGTCTGATAAGAAGCCAACAAACGAAACAAATAAGTCAAATCGATCCAATAATAAAAAACCAAACAGTAAACGTATTAGTATTATCCGCGTTGTTATTCTGTCAATTATACTGATCGTTTTTATTGGCGCCGGTGTCACAACGGGTATTGTGCTTAGTGTGATTAAAGACACTCCGCCAATTGATGCATCTAATATTTATGAGATGTTAGATGAAACCTCTTTTATACTCGATACCGATGGTCAAGTGCTAGAGAAGGTGCAAAGCGAAAATTATCGAACAATTGTAGAGTATAACCAAATGCCAGAAGACTTAATTAATGCCTTTGTTTCCATTGAAGATGAACGTTTTTGGACTCATAGTGGTGTTGATCCTAGAAGGATTTTTGGTGCTGCTTTGACCAATCTTCGTACTGGTTCCAGGCAAGGTGCAAGTACAATTAACCAACAGCTTGCGGTCAATTTATTTCTAAGCCGTAGCGATACAAGCTATGCTAGAAAAATCCGAGATGCCTACTATGGAATTCAACTTGATAGGCATTTATCAAAGGAACAAATTTTAGAAACTTATTTAAATACAATTTATTTAGGCAGTGGTGCCAACGGTGTTCAGGCCGCTTCTCAAGTCTATTTCTCTAAGGATGTTCACGAACTAACCATCGCTGAATCAGCTTTGATCGCAGGAATCACTCGAAATCCCTCTAGGTACCCACCAATTCGTACCTTAACTAAGGATCAAGTGGATGAGGAACGCCATATTATTTTAAATGATTCCAATGGCATCTATACAATCGTGTATAATGAAGACCCAAGTGTCATTCAAAGACAACGGTTAGTACTCAGTGCCATGAGAAGATTAGAATATATTTCAGAGGCAGAGTACCAAGAAGCACTTAATGAAGATTTAAAAGAATCATTAAATCCGGCACGTTTAAGTAATGATGAAGTGTCCTCTTATTTTGGTGATCTCGTGAAAAAGGATGTCATTACCGCTTTAGAGGCTACTGGCTTATCCCCAGATGAGGCACGTCAATTGTTGTATTCTGGTGGACTTAGAATCTACTCCACCATGGACCTAGGTATTCAAATGATTTTAGAGGAGGAATATCTCCGTCACGAGAATTTCCCTGGAACGATCTATGATGATAATCATAGTCTTCAACCACAATCCTCTATGGTAATCATTGACCACCAAACAGGCCAAATTAAAGCCCTTGTTGGAGGAAGAGAAGTTGCAGGCAAGAAGGTCTTCAATCGCGCTTTATCTCCACGTCAACCAGGCTCAGCGATTAAGCCTATCGCTGTTTATGCTCCAGCAATCAATAGTGGACAAGTGACTGCTGGTACCGTAGTTGATGACATTCCGATCTATTATAATAAAGGAACCCCAGGTGCCCCCTTCCCAAGAAACTATAATCAAGCTTATCAAGGCTTGATTACAGTAAGACAGGCCGTAAGAGACTCCAGTAATGTTGGGGCGGTTCTGGTTGCAGATATGCTGGGTCCAGACGATAGTTCTTCCTTTAGACAGATGTTTGATTCTATGGAATCCATGGGTATCACAAGCGTTATCACAAGCGATAATCCCGTCATGGTTAATGGCGGCCGTTATACAGATGAGACCTTTTCTACCGCCCTTGGTGGTATGACCCGTGGGGTCTCTCCATTGGAAATGACTGCTGCCTATGCCACATTAGCTAATCAAGGTGTTTATGTTGAACCTGTCACAATTACAGAAATTCGAGATTCACAAGGAAATATAATTGTAGAGAAATCCCAAAACAGAAATAGAGTCTTAACCGAACAAGCTGCTTATATCATGACTGATATGTTGAAAAACGTAGTATCAGCAGGTACCGGTACTGGTGCACGACTAAACCCGGGCAACTCAGGAATTCCTGTAGCAGGTAAAACAGGTACCACTAACAATAATTATGATGCATGGTTTGTTGGGTATACCCCCTACTATGTAGGCGCTACTTGGATTGGTAATGACCAAAACAGAGCTTTGGAGCAAGGTAGTGGCATGTCTGCAAGACTTTGGCAACGGGTTATGGCTCGAGTCCATGAAGAATTGAGTCCTAAGGATTTTGTAACTCCTGATGGTCTTGATAGACACAATATCTGCGCAGTTTCTGGTAAACTTATCACTGAATATTGTCAACAAGACCCTAGAGGTAGTATGGCAAGGTCCGAATTATTTATTCGAGGCACTGAGCCAAAGGAATATTGTGACGTACACGTACGAGCTGATATTCATGTTCCCACAGGCAAACTGGCTACTGATTTAACACCCCCCTGGGAGGTGGAATCAAGAATTTTTGTACAACGTAAAGTGCCTTACTATCCAGAAGAGCATGGTGGAATCCAACCACGAGATTATCAATACGAGCTTCCACGAGGATATTATGATCCCATTGAAGACGGTGGTAACGGCCCTTTTCCAGATGGCTCACCCGATGGATTAATAGGTGATGATGGTGAGCCAGTTGATCCAGATCAAGATCAAGATCAAGATCAAGATCAAGATCAAGATAATGGAAACGGTAATGGAAATGGTAATAGTAATGATAATGGCAATGATGACGAAGATGAAAATGGCCCTCCTAGTTGGATTGTTACAGACTAA
- the yunB gene encoding sporulation protein YunB has product MKFRRRRKNYKKYVLIAFTLLVTIIAIYSFTYIDRKIMPTVQALGELKAQELTTRAINESISVVIRQDIEYEDLVSIKEDEEGNITLMQANTMLMNRIASDVALTIQEHLKQIKTTSDRIPLGNALGSQLLAQYGPKIKLSVTPLGMVDVNFGTEFEHSGINQTRHRIFLVVNTSVRVIVPFSGSTIHVTTYVPVAETVIVGRVPMNYINVPRDQFLNIAPLVGE; this is encoded by the coding sequence TTGAAATTTAGAAGAAGGCGTAAAAATTATAAAAAGTATGTTCTCATAGCTTTCACCCTTCTTGTTACCATTATAGCCATATATAGCTTCACTTATATAGACCGTAAGATAATGCCTACGGTACAGGCATTAGGGGAATTAAAGGCCCAGGAATTGACTACCAGAGCTATCAATGAGTCCATCAGTGTGGTGATTAGACAAGACATAGAATATGAGGACCTTGTTTCCATCAAGGAGGATGAGGAAGGAAATATCACATTGATGCAAGCAAATACCATGCTGATGAATCGCATTGCCTCTGATGTGGCGTTAACAATACAAGAGCATTTAAAGCAAATCAAGACAACTTCCGACCGAATTCCCTTGGGAAATGCATTGGGAAGTCAACTACTGGCACAATATGGTCCTAAAATCAAACTATCGGTAACGCCCTTGGGGATGGTAGATGTCAATTTTGGAACAGAGTTTGAACATTCAGGAATCAACCAAACAAGGCATCGTATTTTCCTTGTGGTCAATACCAGCGTACGGGTAATTGTTCCTTTTAGTGGCAGTACAATTCACGTGACAACCTATGTACCCGTGGCAGAAACTGTCATTGTAGGTCGTGTTCCAATGAACTATATCAATGTACCCAGGGATCAATTTCTGAATATCGCACCCCTAGTTGGGGAATAA
- a CDS encoding YigZ family protein produces MINQYRTLLKSGVQEIVIDKSRFIGYAAPISNEEEAVAFIEEIKKKHRNATHNVPVYIVGERNEVQRYSDDGEPSGTAGVPILEVLKKEDLRNVVVVVTRYFGGIKLGTGGLVRAYTKGVRVALDAGKIILKKMYETMSVTVDYTQLGKVQNEILQHGYTIKETKYDEAVHFIVYVKLEDVSDFKKQIVEWTSSRCELNIVEKGYLTEIDGEIIIE; encoded by the coding sequence ATGATCAACCAATATCGTACATTATTGAAGTCTGGGGTGCAGGAGATTGTGATTGATAAATCAAGGTTTATTGGTTATGCAGCTCCAATTAGTAATGAAGAAGAGGCAGTGGCATTTATTGAAGAGATCAAGAAAAAGCATCGAAATGCAACGCATAATGTTCCCGTATATATTGTGGGGGAAAGAAATGAAGTACAGCGATATAGCGATGATGGAGAACCCTCTGGAACGGCAGGGGTGCCTATATTAGAAGTACTAAAGAAGGAAGACTTACGAAATGTGGTCGTTGTTGTGACAAGGTACTTTGGTGGAATCAAGCTAGGAACCGGTGGATTAGTAAGAGCCTATACAAAAGGTGTTAGGGTGGCCCTAGATGCAGGAAAAATCATTTTAAAAAAAATGTATGAAACCATGTCTGTAACCGTTGATTATACCCAGTTAGGCAAAGTGCAAAATGAAATTTTACAACATGGATACACGATTAAAGAAACCAAATATGATGAAGCTGTACACTTTATTGTATATGTCAAATTAGAAGATGTCAGCGATTTTAAAAAACAGATCGTTGAGTGGACAAGTAGTCGATGTGAATTGAATATAGTTGAAAAAGGATACTTAACTGAGATAGATGGAGAAATTATAATAGAATAG
- a CDS encoding CoA-binding protein produces the protein MDQVEKNKEEMLKLKTWAVVGVTPDEEKFGYKIYQKLKNHGYHVYAVNPKYDSVEGDIIYNSLKDLPEKPECVNIVVNPKVAKGVLEEVKALGIQYVWFQPGTFDEETIAHAEEAGLNIVYYDCVLVALG, from the coding sequence ATGGATCAAGTTGAAAAGAATAAAGAAGAAATGTTAAAACTAAAAACATGGGCTGTTGTTGGAGTCACACCAGATGAGGAGAAGTTTGGTTATAAGATTTATCAAAAACTTAAAAATCATGGATACCATGTATACGCAGTTAACCCGAAATATGATTCTGTAGAGGGAGATATAATCTACAACAGTTTGAAGGATCTCCCTGAAAAACCAGAATGCGTGAACATCGTGGTTAATCCTAAGGTGGCCAAGGGGGTTTTAGAAGAGGTGAAGGCTCTTGGTATACAATATGTATGGTTCCAGCCGGGCACATTCGATGAGGAAACCATTGCCCATGCTGAAGAAGCTGGACTGAACATTGTTTATTATGATTGTGTGTTAGTGGCTCTAGGGTAA